One Streptomyces sp. L2 genomic window carries:
- a CDS encoding TetR/AcrR family transcriptional regulator → MAGRLRAPTGRYGGRSAEERQAERRRRFLEAALRLFGDTPGYRGTTVAALSQAAGLSTRQFYEEFRTLEDVLAALHLEVNGWAEQAVLEALTAADGLPLAERVTVLFRAYARDVTSDPRRIRIAFVEIIGVSPRLEEQRLARRARWVDLIRAEAQAAAARGEAAPRDYRLAATAFIGSVNGLLHDWSAGWVDATLDEVVDELVRLLLGMLRPDGWTQGS, encoded by the coding sequence GTGGCGGGCAGGCTCAGGGCTCCGACGGGCCGGTACGGCGGACGCTCCGCCGAGGAACGGCAGGCCGAGCGCCGCCGCCGCTTCCTGGAGGCCGCGCTGCGACTGTTCGGCGACACGCCGGGCTACCGGGGGACCACGGTGGCGGCGCTCAGCCAGGCGGCCGGCCTCTCCACCCGGCAGTTCTACGAGGAGTTCCGCACCCTGGAGGACGTCCTCGCCGCGCTGCACCTGGAGGTCAACGGCTGGGCCGAGCAGGCCGTGCTGGAGGCGCTCACGGCGGCGGACGGGCTGCCGCTGGCCGAGCGGGTGACGGTCCTGTTCCGCGCCTACGCCCGGGACGTCACCTCCGACCCGCGCCGCATCCGCATCGCCTTCGTCGAGATCATCGGGGTCAGCCCCCGGCTGGAGGAGCAGCGGCTGGCTCGCCGGGCCCGCTGGGTCGACCTCATCCGCGCCGAGGCCCAGGCGGCCGCGGCCCGAGGCGAGGCGGCCCCCCGCGACTACCGCCTGGCGGCCACCGCCTTCATCGGCAGCGTCAATGGCCTGCTGCACGACTGGAGCGCCGGCTGGGTGGACGCGACCCTCGACGAGGTCGTCGACGAACTGGTCCGCCTCCTCCTGGGCATGCTCCGCCCGGACGGCTGGACCCAGGGGTCGTGA